The proteins below are encoded in one region of Drosophila santomea strain STO CAGO 1482 chromosome 2R, Prin_Dsan_1.1, whole genome shotgun sequence:
- the LOC120445107 gene encoding uncharacterized protein LOC120445107 yields the protein MAMLTRLTSSGTTTVAGAPGSPKGLQRFQNYISAFLWPGTQRQRRKSTQLDPMDCFTNDLVTRKTQKWEELRDSLIKRPSSGTLEADANCNVGTQGKAGSTSTSFSQNVGLMSKGMMSDLKALRSPQLGLDIRSLSQAQLDNLLMATLEIKNKLDFLYLIRQCIRCNLLPSNEVFVSCLKYLSAQRKLQQLEALAETCRQLEHPFSQTYADLAPFRAIALWNNGSADVALMTLHRGYGVSMTSEEGRRMARSAFRTISEETLAQKSEAVLVSLLEVARAIHREHKDIFVVACVWKQCFASDWFCDQKSAAELFEHYKELQELVERRASSLCSSFLARNNVDAVHRLIEAFLHHQHRSACSSCLSLLFNYQYMRKDLRACAEIVKSCSELEMPLNELQNEQFLSLFLDQSDPVESSGMASKYKAPKSFQYKF from the exons ATGGCCATGCTCACGCGATTGACCAGCAGCGGCACCACCACGGTGGCCGGAGCACCCGGATCACCCAAGGGTCTGCAGCGTTTCCAAAACTACATCTCGGCCTTCTTGTGGCCCGGAACGCAGCGGCAACGGAGGAAGTCCACACAGCTCGACCCCATGGACTGCTTCACCAACGACCTGGTGACCAGGAAGACCCAGAAGTGGGAGGAGCTGCGCGACAGCCTAATAAAGAGGCCATCGTCCGGAACCCTGGAGGCGGATGCCAATTGCAATGTGGGAACGCAGGGAAAGGCTGGTAGTACGTCCACCAGCTTTAGCCAGAACGTGGGTCTCATGTCCAAGGGCATGATGAGTGATCTCAAGGCGCTGCGCTCCCCACAACTGGGACTGGATATCAGATCCCTGTCGCAGGCTCAGCTGGACAACCTGCTGATGGCCACGTTGGAGATCAAGAACAAGCTGGACTTTCTCTACCTGATCCGCCAGTGCATCCGCTGCAACCTGTTGCCCTCCAACGAGGTGTTCGTTTCCTGCTTGAAGTATCTGAGTGCGCAGCGCAAGCTTCAGCAGTTGGAAGCACTGGCGGAGACCTGTCGGCAGCTGGAGCACCCCTTTTCACAGACTTACGCGGATCTGGCTCCCTTCCGGGCCATCGCCCTGTGGAACAATGGTAGCGCCGACGTGGCCCTGATGACTCTTCACCGCGGCTACGGGGTAAGCATGACTTCGGAGGAGGGCAGGCGGATGGCGCGCTCCGCATTCCGTACCATTTCCGAGGAGACTTTGGCCCAGAAGAGTGAGGCGGTGCTAGTTTCGCTACTGGAGGTAGCGCGTGCCATTCACCGTGAACACAAGGACATCTTTGTGGTGGCCTGTGTGTGGAAGCAATGCTTCGCTAGCGATTGGTTTTGCGATCAAAAGTCGGCGGCAGAACTGTTTGAGCACTACAAGGAGTTGCAAGAGCTGGTGGAGAGGAG AGCCAGTTCTTTGTGCTCATCATTCCTGGCTCGCAACAATGTTGATGCCGTGCATCGACTGATCGAGGCGTTTTTGCACCACCAGCATCGATCGGCTTGCTCCAGCTGCCTCAGCCTGCTCTTTAACTATCAAT ATATGCGCAAGGATCTGCGAGCCTGCGCTGAGATTGTCAAATCCTGCAGTGAACTAGAGATGCCGCTAAATGAGCTGCAAAACGAACAGTTCCTCAGTCTGTTCCTCGACCAGAGCGATCCTGTGGAGTCTTCGGGAATGGCCAGCAAGTACAAGGCTCCCAAGTCCTTCCAGTACAAGTTCTAG
- the LOC120445106 gene encoding uncharacterized protein LOC120445106, with protein MASDFPPSAIRIWMHKLKKGVGQPATVLERSLLNLMSAEAASLSVKNATERGVLVPRAGGGKAKRLALTFCQKVSRLPSSSSDPYCFECHLPGVVKNCISCDRSFHENCQRQDPEKPNYSVPSDKGQPHQFPVNESDNLPLNNTQNLETPRKPTPLLDHNSNINQTSLATTDILKHETTEWDDDVFFVSEKKGARQRKLPRIKNELQSSLDSDEGSDLERCTHCRLLALAALHNPPQLDKQELGCLLKYSWDKHYSWISMDVTKYMAKHWIERDKALVKRILFKTKILGLGDIERNIEAEKYTYLTEFLVDLLDLQHNIAVFFGPKSVEYNATKWLLRDVTHDIREIRRCPDCYRYSNEASLSDLWFAKPCLQRHELVFAKQAGFPPWPAKVMSVSKRQPIKYDVRFFGGTHSRALISERDITPIESDIQSHIKPRNSRALSAALRELQCHMMLSHYSASLFGFHADPTVAENLIKVALSHCSESTETGASGKRGRPSTPATPGAPRKRRLYNTTSDTPSPVPNRGIADSVAYDNLTAEIVQAHEDLLKCRRELSATQRKLDAVKRKQWCYHCLDEAVFNCCFTASYCSVECQRRDKRRHQATCKVTH; from the exons ATGGCAAGCGATTTTCCGCCTTCAGCCATCCGAATTTGGATGCACAAGCTGAAGAAGGGAGTTGGGCAGCCGGCGACGGTCCTGGAGCGCTCTCTGCTGAATCTTATGAGTGCAG AGGCAGCCAGTTTGTCAGTAAAAAATGCCACGGAGCGAGGCGTTCTGGTGCCCAGAGCGGGCGGCGGAAAGGCCAAGCGTCTGGCCCTCACCTTTTGCCAAAAAGTAAGCAGGCTGCCCAGCTCGTCAAGCGATCCGTACTGCTTCGAGTGCCATTTGCCCGGAGTCGTTAAGAATTGCATATCCTGCGATCGCTCCTTCCACGAGAATTGCCAGCGCCAGGATCCCGAAAAGCCGAACTATTCTGTGCCCTCGGACAAGGGTCAACCTCACCAGTTTCCCGTCAACGAATCGGACAATCTGCCCCTTAACAACACTCAGAACTTGGAAACTCCCCGAAAGCCAACGCCCCTGCTTGATCATAATAGCAACATCAATCAGACTTCACTAGCCACTACGGATATTCTCAAGCACGAGACCACCGAGTGGGACGACGATGTCTTCTTTGTGAGCGAAAAAAAGGGCGCCCGCCAGCGAAAGTTGCCCAGGATCAAGAACGAACTCCAGAGCAGCTTGGATAGCGATGAAGGCAGCGATCTGGAGCGCTGCACCCACTGCCGTTTGCTCGCCCTGGCCGCTCTACACAACCCACCGCAGCTCGACAAGCAGGAGCTGGGCTGCCTTTTGAAGTATTCTTGGGACAAGCATTACTCCTGGATCTCCATGGATGTGACCAAGTACATGGCCAAGCACTGGATCGAGCGCGACAAGGCCCTGGTTAAGCGTATCCTCTTTAAGACCAAGATTTTGGGTCTGGGCGACATCGAGCGAAACATTGAGGCGGAGAAGTATACGTACTTAACGGAGTTCCTGGTGGATCTGCTCGATCTGCAGCACAACATAGCCGTGTTCTTTGGGCCCAAGAGCGTGGAGTACAATGCCACCAAGTGGCTGCTGAGAGATGTAACGCACGACATCCGAGAAATCCGTCGATGCCCTGACTGCTACAGATATTCCAACGAGGCCAGCCTGTCGGATCTCTGGTTCGCTAAGCCATGTCTTCAGCGGCACGAGTTGGTATTTGCAAAGCAGGCGGGCTTTCCACCGTGGCCTGCAAAG GTGATGAGCGTCTCCAAACGTCAGCCTATCAAGTACGACGTCCGCTTTTTCGGTGGCACTCATTCCCGAGCCCTCATCTCAGAACGTGATATTACTCCCATAGAGTCGGACATTCAGTCGCATATCAAACCACGAAACTCCCGAGCTCTGAGCGCTGCGTTAAGAGAACTGCAGTGCCACATGATGCTGTCCCACTATTCCGCCTCGCTATTCGGCTTCCATGCAGATCCCACCGTCGCCGAGAATCTCATTAAGGTGGCTCTGTCCCACTGCTCGGAGTCCACGGAAACGGGTGCGTCCGGCAAACGAGGGCGGCCATCGACTCCGGCCACTCCCGGCGCTCCAAGGAAGCGACGGCTCTATAACACCACTTCTGATACCCCATCGCCGGTGCCCAATCGTGGGATTGCTGACTCTGTGGCGTATGATAATCTAACCGCCGAAATAGTGCAGGCGCATGAGGATCTCCTAAAGTGCCGAAGGGAGCTCTCAGCCACGCAAAGGAAGCTGGATGCAGTTAAGAGGAAGCAGTGGTGCTACCATTGCCTGGATGAGGCCGTTTTCAACTGCTGCTTCACTGCATCCTACTGCAGCGTGGAGTGCCAGCGACGTGATAAGAGACGCCACCAAGCAACCTGCAAGGTCACTCACTAA